From the genome of Grus americana isolate bGruAme1 chromosome 9, bGruAme1.mat, whole genome shotgun sequence, one region includes:
- the LOC129210193 gene encoding mucin-2-like has product MTPADTTANPDTSTGVPRSTPTPRQTTSGTAPGISTATVGPTLGTSGAPETPSAATGTSVTDVTATLSSTIPTSSTPMETTALLLTTTSTTAGTVPPSSPENSTAEVLTDAFTESAATSRGSSPSVSSITTPQASGSTAHSTAGSPAGTTVQPDPTSTGLGLTTGIPSPTPMAMTTTCAETTIVTSMGTNTALAVTSIGVETSTLPAPTSTLLSSTGVGTMPGTSTRHRPDMTTLLGSTSLGTGSASPPTAPAPTAASAEPSTTPADTTAAPDTSTGVPGSAPTPSQPAGTMVGTSPSTSIPTAPETPSSTTAGRRRHGPWLQGPGLLQWWPCWPALPAACGCSGSSCAADVCLASCRSLGLSALGGNSPFAASTWGVKNPPGSSSAGQRRLRNLSAGPAGSFRSRACGDMTGQRGGLSLPLLLLSLVGLTMPHLVLEPQTHWVCAGITEESSLASQSCLITGIPRQRPGQPGCFVCPFGEDYRCSGIHQGQQAALAQGLCRQRGQPSHILQPPSELFRRYQFLTICSREVCVNCCRCRSRLSHGHQFLHGSSRRTGASVTDVTATTSPALPTSLPPVETTALLPATASTTAGTVLPSSPETGASTPERSSTSPGTGSTSSATVPLPATPAPTAASTVPLMTPADTTANPDTSTGVPRSTPTPRQTTSGTAPGISTATVGPTLGTSGAPETPSAATGTEPSSPATTSTQTPEVTLSTPADLPTMLPICPTATSNTSASHLFLSLRLTIPLDLENTTVQELVLSKLRGDLQTVFPCAGLAVQWRGKRRT; this is encoded by the exons ATGACCCCAGCAGACACCACGGCCAACCCTGATACCAGCACAGGGGTCCCTAGGAGCACCCCCACTCCCAGACAGACCACATCTGGGACCGCCCCTGGCATCTCCACTGCGACTGTGGGGCCAACCCTGGGCACCTCAGGAGCACCTGAGACCCCCAGTGCAGCCACAG GGACCTCTGTCACGGATGTGACAGCAACTTTGTCCTCAACTATCCCTACCTCCTCCACACCTATGGAGACCACAGCACTGTTGctcaccaccacctccacgACTGCAGGCACCGTCCCACCCTCTAGCCCTGAAAACTCCACCGCGGAGGTGCTGACAGATGCCTTCACAGAGAGCGCTGCAACGTCCCGAGGGAGCAGCCCATCAGTCTCCAGCATCACCACACCACAGGCGAGTGGCAGCACAGCCCACAGCACTGCTGGGTCTCCTGCTGGCACCACGGTGCAGCCTGACCCCACCTCAACAGGGCTGGGGCTCACCACTGGCATCCCAAGTCCAACCCCCATGGCCATGACGACCACCTGTGCCGAGACAACCATTGTCACATCTATGGGGACCAACACGGCCCTGGCTGTCACCTCAATTGGAGTCGAAACGAGCACGCTGCCTGCCCCCACCTCTACTCTTCTCTCCTCCACCGGGGTGGGCACCATGCCTGGCACCAGCACCCGCCACAGGCCAGACATGACCACGCTGCTTGGTAGCACATCCCTGGGGACCGGCAGTGCCTCTCCTCCCACCGCACCAGCACCGACAGCCGCTTCGGCCGAGCCCTCGACGACCCCAGCGGACACCACAGCTGCTCCCGATACCAGCACTGGGGTCCCCGGGAGCGCCCCCactcccagccagccagccggGACCATGGTGGGGACCAGCCCCAGTACCTCCATCCCAACAGCACCTGAGACTCCCAGTTCCACCACGG CAGGCAGAAGACGGCACGGTCCCTGGCTGCAGGGACCTGGTCTGCTGCAGTGGTGGCCCTGctggcctgccctgcccgctgcTTGTGGCTGCTCCGGGTCCAGCTGTGCAGCTGATGTCTGCCTGGCATCGTGCCGGTCCCTGGGACTGTCCGCATTGGGTGGAAACTCTCCCTTCGCTGCCAGCACCTGGGGAGTAAAGAACCCACCTGGATCCTCCTCTGCCGGGCAAAGGAGACTCAGAAACCTCAGTGCTGGGCCCGCGGGGAGCTTTCGGAGCCGTGCCTGCGGGGACATGACTGGGCAGAGAggggggctgtccctgcccctgctgctgctgagcctcGTCGGCCTCACCATGCCACACCTTGTGCTGG AGCCTCAGACTCACTGGGTTTGTGCTGGGATCACTGAGGAATCCAGCTTGGCATCTCAAAGCTGCCTCATCACAGGCATCCCTCGACAGAGGCCTGGGCAGCCAGGCTGTTTTGTGTGTCCTTTTGGAGAGGATTACAGATGCTCAGGCATTCACCAGGGACAGCAGgctgccctggcacagggtcTGTGCAGACAGAGAGGACAGCCCTCCCACATCCTTCAACCCCCCTCAGAGCTTTT CCGGCGCTATCAGTTCCTGACTATCTGCAGCAGAGAGGTTTGTGTAAACTGCTGCCGCTGCCGTTCCCGCCTGTCTCACGGTCACCAGTTCCTGCACGGCTCTTCCCGTCGGACGG GGGCCTCTGTCACGGATGTGACAGCAACCACGTCCCCGGCTCTCCCTACCTCCCTGCCACCTGTGGAGAccacagcactgctgccagCCACCGCCTCCACCACTGCAGGCACCgtccttccctccagccctgaAACAGGAGCCTCCACCCCAGAGAGGTCCAGCACATCCCCGGGGACTGGCAGCACCTCTTCTGCCACTGTGCCTCTTCCTGCCACGCCAGCACCGACAGCCGCTTCGACCGTGCCCTTGATGACCCCAGCAGACACCACGGCCAACCCTGATACCAGCACAGGGGTCCCTAGGAGCACCCCCACTCCCAGACAGACCACATCTGGGACCGCCCCTGGCATCTCCACTGCGACTGTGGGGCCAACCCTGGGCACCTCAGGAGCACCTGAGACCCCCAGTGCAGCCACAG GCACGGAGCCCTCTTCCCCCGCCACCACCTCCACCCAGACCCCAGAGGTTACCCTCAGCACCCCTGCAGACCTGCCAACAATGCTACCCATCTGCCCCACCGCCACGTCCAACACCA GTGCATCTCATCTCTTTCTGTCGCTGCGGCTAACCATCCCCCTGGACCTGGAGAACACCACAGTGCAGGAGCTGGTGTTGTCCAAG CTCCGCGGGGACCTGCAGACGGTGTTCCCGTGCGCCGGCCTGGCAGTGCAGTGGCGAGGGAAGAGGAGGACCTGA
- the LOC129209774 gene encoding deoxyribodipyrimidine photo-lyase-like isoform X1, with amino-acid sequence MRRGQGKRKAEVTELPRVSRRRKEEEEVVQEARRRAAPSVREFNYNKKRVRLVSHGLDLKDDARCILYWMSRDQRVQDNWAFLYAQRLALKQELPLHVCFCLVPKFLDATIRHYGFMLRGLQEVAEECAELNIPFHLLLGYAKDVLPTFVVEHGVGGLVTDFCPLRIPRQWVEDVRERLPEDVPFAQVDAHNIVPCWVASPKQEYSARTIRGKIHAQLPEFLTEFPPVIRHPYPPSCPAEPIAWEACYSSLQVDRTVKEVEWATPGTAAGLAVLQSFIMERLKSFGSHRNDPNKAALSNLSPWFHFGQVSTQRAILEVQKHRGKYKESVDVFVEEAVVRRELAENFCYYNENYDSVQGAYDWAQTTLKLHAKDKRPFLYKLQELEQGTTHDPLWNAAQLQMVREGKMHGFLRMYWAKKILEWTRSPEEALRFAIYLNDRYELDGRDPNGYVGKLHEAGRGRRVLYLMAKAVGRGGEGSLWTTQPMLQPVLLCIHIPPALQMPPSTGES; translated from the exons ATGCGGCGGGGGCAAGGGAAGCGAAAGGCTGAGGTCACGGAGCTGCCACGCGTGTctaggaggaggaaggaggaagaggaggtggtgCAGGAGGCCCGGCGGAGGGCGGCCCCGTCCGTGAGGGAGTTCAACTACAACAAAAAGCGGGTTCGCCTTGTCTCGCATGGCTTGGACCTGAAGGATGATGCTCGGTGCATCCTTTACTGGATGTCCCGGGACCAGCGGGTACAAG ATAACTGGGCTTTCCTCTACGCCCAGCGCCTGGCCCTCAAGCAGGAGCTGCCTCTGCATGTCTGCTTCTGCTTGGTGCCCAAATTCCTGGATGCCACCATCCGCCATTACGGCTTCATGCTGAGGGGCCTGCAGGAGGTGGCTGAG GAGTGTGCGGAGCTGAACATCCCCTTCCACTTGCTGCTGGGCTATGCCAAGGACGTGCTGCCCACGTTCGTGGTGGAGCATGGCGTGGGCGGGCTGGTGACAGACTTCTGCCCCCTCCGCATCCCCCGGCAGTGGGTGGAGGATGTCAGGGAGCGGTTGCCAGAGGATGTGCCTTTTGCGCAG GTTGATGCCCACAACATCGTGCCGTGCTGGGTCGCCTCCCCCAAGCAGGAGTACAGTGCCAGGACCATCCGGGGCAAGATCCACGCTCAGCTCCCCGAGTTCCTCACCGAGTTCCCCCCTGTCATTCGTCACCCATATCCTCCATCCTGCCCAGCAGAG CCCATTGCTTGGGAGGCCTGTTATTCCAGCTTGCAGGTGGACCGCACCGTGAAGGAGGTGGAGTGGGCAACCCCTGGCACGGCTGCGGGGCTGGCTGTACTGCAGTCCTTCATCATGGAGCGGCTGAAATCCTTCGGCTCCCACCGGAATGACCCCAACAAGGCAGCACTCAGCAACCTGTCCCCATGGTTCCACTTTG gccAGGTTTCCACCCAAcgagccatcctggaggtgcaGAAACACCGAGGCAAGTACAAGGAGTCGGTGGACGTGTTCGTGGAGGAGGCCGTGGTGCGGCGGGAGCTGGCTGAAAACTTTTGTTACTACAATGAGAACTACGACAGCGTGCAAG GTGCCTACGACTGGGCACAAACCACCCTGAAGCTTCACGCCAAAGACAAGAGGCCTTTTCTTTACAAGCTGCAGGAGCTAGAGCAGGGGACCACGCATGACCCACTCTGGAACGCTGCCCAG ctcCAAATGGTCCGGGAGGGCAAGATGCATGGCTTCCTGCGCATGTACTGGGCCAAGAAGATCCTGGAGTGGACCCGCTCCCCTGAGGAGGCCCTGCGGTTTGCTATCTACCTCAATGACCGCTATGAGCTGGATGGGAGGGATCCCAATGGATACGTTGGCAAGTTGCACGAGGCGGGCAGGGGGCGGCGGGTCTTATATCTGATGGCCAAagcagtggggagggggggagaaggCTCTCTGTGGACAACCCAGCCCATGCTCCAGCCTGTCCTGCTTTGCATCCATATCCCACCTGCTCTCCAGATGCCTCCAAGCACAGGGGAGAGTTGA
- the LOC129209774 gene encoding deoxyribodipyrimidine photo-lyase-like isoform X2: protein MRRGQGKRKAEVTELPRVSRRRKEEEEVVQEARRRAAPSVREFNYNKKRVRLVSHGLDLKDDARCILYWMSRDQRVQDNWAFLYAQRLALKQELPLHVCFCLVPKFLDATIRHYGFMLRGLQEVAEECAELNIPFHLLLGYAKDVLPTFVVEHGVGGLVTDFCPLRIPRQWVEDVRERLPEDVPFAQVDAHNIVPCWVASPKQEYSARTIRGKIHAQLPEFLTEFPPVIRHPYPPSCPAEPIAWEACYSSLQVDRTVKEVEWATPGTAAGLAVLQSFIMERLKSFGSHRNDPNKAALSNLSPWFHFGQVSTQRAILEVQKHRGKYKESVDVFVEEAVVRRELAENFCYYNENYDSVQGAYDWAQTTLKLHAKDKRPFLYKLQELEQGTTHDPLWNAAQLQMVREGKMHGFLRMYWAKKILEWTRSPEEALRFAIYLNDRYELDGRDPNGYVGCLWSICGIHDQGWAERAIFGKIRYMNYAGCKRKFDVGQFERRYAPRTPSQ from the exons ATGCGGCGGGGGCAAGGGAAGCGAAAGGCTGAGGTCACGGAGCTGCCACGCGTGTctaggaggaggaaggaggaagaggaggtggtgCAGGAGGCCCGGCGGAGGGCGGCCCCGTCCGTGAGGGAGTTCAACTACAACAAAAAGCGGGTTCGCCTTGTCTCGCATGGCTTGGACCTGAAGGATGATGCTCGGTGCATCCTTTACTGGATGTCCCGGGACCAGCGGGTACAAG ATAACTGGGCTTTCCTCTACGCCCAGCGCCTGGCCCTCAAGCAGGAGCTGCCTCTGCATGTCTGCTTCTGCTTGGTGCCCAAATTCCTGGATGCCACCATCCGCCATTACGGCTTCATGCTGAGGGGCCTGCAGGAGGTGGCTGAG GAGTGTGCGGAGCTGAACATCCCCTTCCACTTGCTGCTGGGCTATGCCAAGGACGTGCTGCCCACGTTCGTGGTGGAGCATGGCGTGGGCGGGCTGGTGACAGACTTCTGCCCCCTCCGCATCCCCCGGCAGTGGGTGGAGGATGTCAGGGAGCGGTTGCCAGAGGATGTGCCTTTTGCGCAG GTTGATGCCCACAACATCGTGCCGTGCTGGGTCGCCTCCCCCAAGCAGGAGTACAGTGCCAGGACCATCCGGGGCAAGATCCACGCTCAGCTCCCCGAGTTCCTCACCGAGTTCCCCCCTGTCATTCGTCACCCATATCCTCCATCCTGCCCAGCAGAG CCCATTGCTTGGGAGGCCTGTTATTCCAGCTTGCAGGTGGACCGCACCGTGAAGGAGGTGGAGTGGGCAACCCCTGGCACGGCTGCGGGGCTGGCTGTACTGCAGTCCTTCATCATGGAGCGGCTGAAATCCTTCGGCTCCCACCGGAATGACCCCAACAAGGCAGCACTCAGCAACCTGTCCCCATGGTTCCACTTTG gccAGGTTTCCACCCAAcgagccatcctggaggtgcaGAAACACCGAGGCAAGTACAAGGAGTCGGTGGACGTGTTCGTGGAGGAGGCCGTGGTGCGGCGGGAGCTGGCTGAAAACTTTTGTTACTACAATGAGAACTACGACAGCGTGCAAG GTGCCTACGACTGGGCACAAACCACCCTGAAGCTTCACGCCAAAGACAAGAGGCCTTTTCTTTACAAGCTGCAGGAGCTAGAGCAGGGGACCACGCATGACCCACTCTGGAACGCTGCCCAG ctcCAAATGGTCCGGGAGGGCAAGATGCATGGCTTCCTGCGCATGTACTGGGCCAAGAAGATCCTGGAGTGGACCCGCTCCCCTGAGGAGGCCCTGCGGTTTGCTATCTACCTCAATGACCGCTATGAGCTGGATGGGAGGGATCCCAATGGATACGTTG GCTGCCTCTGGTCCATCTGCGGCATACACGACCAGGGTTGGGCAGAGCGGGCCATCTTCGGGAAGATCCGCTACATGAACTATGCCGGCTGCAAGCGCAAGTTTGATGTGGGCCAGTTTGAGCGTCGCTACGCCCCCCGCACGCCCTCCCAGTGA